One Kaistella polysaccharea DNA segment encodes these proteins:
- a CDS encoding YceI family protein codes for MKKLVILSLLASGLAFGQSKKVTDSNVQWWGYKIAKTEASSHNGLVNVKSGDVTMKNNQIVGGTFVLDMTSITSTDLTGEYQTKLNNHLKTGDFFETEKFPTATYKITSVKKNADKTFPYMVYGNLIAKGISNPVAFPAKISLNKGVLSILSDKFSFDRQKFGIAYASTAKDIIIKDEIDMLINVTAK; via the coding sequence ATGAAAAAATTAGTAATTTTAAGTCTTTTAGCAAGCGGTTTAGCTTTCGGACAATCAAAGAAAGTAACTGATTCCAATGTACAGTGGTGGGGTTACAAAATTGCGAAGACGGAAGCGTCTTCTCATAACGGTCTTGTAAATGTAAAATCTGGAGATGTTACAATGAAAAATAATCAAATTGTCGGTGGAACATTCGTTCTGGATATGACAAGCATCACTTCCACAGATCTTACTGGTGAATATCAGACAAAACTAAATAATCACCTAAAAACAGGCGATTTTTTCGAAACTGAAAAATTCCCGACGGCGACTTATAAAATCACTTCTGTGAAAAAGAATGCAGATAAGACATTTCCCTACATGGTTTATGGAAATCTGATTGCAAAAGGGATTAGTAATCCTGTCGCTTTTCCTGCGAAAATTTCTTTAAACAAAGGAGTGTTGAGTATTTTGTCAGACAAATTTAGTTTCGATCGTCAGAAATTCGGAATTGCGTATGCGTCTACGGCGAAAGACATTATCATAAAAGATGAAATCGATATGCTGATCAATGTAACTGCGAAATAA